Proteins encoded within one genomic window of Nonomuraea gerenzanensis:
- a CDS encoding SgcJ/EcaC family oxidoreductase: MEDDVALAAIEDLVAQAERHQNDPNPFLALHTADTSVVNIAGRRVAGRDALAEVMRAALASPLAEVITRTEVADIRFVRPDVAIVTSMKRVFDGRDPEVRADPRAALPAASGWLTYVAVREEDGAWRIASAQTTPIRA; the protein is encoded by the coding sequence ATGGAGGACGACGTGGCCCTCGCGGCCATCGAAGACCTGGTCGCGCAGGCCGAGCGGCACCAGAACGACCCGAACCCGTTCCTGGCCCTGCACACCGCAGACACGTCCGTCGTGAACATCGCCGGGCGGCGGGTCGCGGGCCGGGACGCGCTGGCCGAGGTGATGCGGGCGGCCCTGGCGTCGCCGCTGGCCGAGGTGATCACCAGGACGGAGGTGGCGGACATCCGCTTCGTCCGGCCGGACGTGGCCATCGTGACGTCGATGAAGCGGGTGTTCGACGGGCGCGACCCGGAGGTGCGGGCCGACCCGCGTGCGGCCCTGCCTGCCGCGTCCGGCTGGCTGACCTACGTGGCGGTGCGGGAGGAGGACGGCGCCTGGCGGATCGCCTCCGCCCAGACCACCCCCATCCGGGCGTGA
- the ccrA gene encoding crotonyl-CoA carboxylase/reductase, with protein MTLAQAVVAGAEPAELSRLDVPATYRAAHLRKDEVGTFDQDEQDKDVRRTLHVGQVPMPEPAEDEVLIAVMASAINYNTVWSAMFEPIPTFAFLERFGRTDPRHDLPTHVLGSDASGVVVRTGRAVRRWRVGDRVVTSPAYVDGEDPVVQHDGMLAADLRAWGFETNFGGLADFALVKATQLLPKPRHLTWEEAACNMLCASTAYRMLVGERGARMKQGDVVLLWGATGGLGGYGVQLVLRGGGIPVGVVSSPEKAELLRRMGCPHVVDRAQFDDLGDEKAWRRLGAEVRRLVGEDPAIVFEHTGRDTFGASVYVARRGGSVVTCGSSSGYAHEYDNRHLWMKLKRIIGSHGANYQECHEVNRLISLGLIHPTLSAVYPLTGAAEAARAVQLNQHVGKVGVLALAPEEGLGVEDHELRERVGEEHLRLFRPR; from the coding sequence ATGACGCTGGCACAGGCGGTGGTGGCGGGCGCGGAGCCCGCGGAGCTGTCGCGCCTGGACGTGCCCGCCACGTACCGGGCCGCCCACCTGCGCAAGGACGAGGTGGGCACCTTCGACCAGGACGAGCAGGACAAGGACGTACGCAGGACGTTGCACGTCGGCCAGGTGCCGATGCCGGAGCCGGCCGAGGACGAGGTGCTGATCGCGGTGATGGCCAGCGCGATCAACTACAACACGGTGTGGTCGGCGATGTTCGAGCCGATCCCGACGTTCGCGTTCCTGGAGCGGTTCGGCCGGACGGACCCGAGGCACGACCTGCCCACGCACGTCCTCGGCTCCGACGCGTCGGGCGTGGTGGTCAGGACGGGCCGGGCGGTGCGCCGCTGGCGGGTCGGCGACCGGGTGGTGACCAGCCCCGCGTACGTGGACGGCGAGGACCCGGTCGTGCAACACGACGGCATGCTCGCCGCCGACCTGCGGGCCTGGGGCTTCGAGACGAACTTCGGCGGCCTGGCCGACTTCGCCCTGGTCAAGGCCACTCAGCTGCTTCCCAAGCCCCGGCACCTGACGTGGGAGGAGGCGGCGTGCAACATGTTGTGCGCCTCGACCGCGTACCGGATGCTGGTCGGCGAGCGCGGCGCGCGCATGAAGCAGGGCGACGTGGTGCTGCTGTGGGGCGCCACCGGCGGCCTCGGCGGGTACGGCGTGCAGCTGGTGCTGCGCGGCGGCGGCATCCCGGTCGGCGTGGTCAGCTCCCCGGAGAAGGCGGAGCTGCTGCGCAGGATGGGCTGCCCGCACGTCGTCGACCGCGCGCAGTTCGACGATCTCGGCGACGAGAAGGCGTGGCGGCGGCTGGGCGCGGAGGTCAGGCGGCTGGTGGGGGAGGACCCGGCGATCGTGTTCGAGCACACGGGCCGGGACACGTTCGGCGCCTCCGTGTACGTCGCCCGGCGCGGCGGCTCGGTGGTGACGTGCGGGTCGTCCAGCGGATACGCCCACGAGTACGACAACCGCCACCTGTGGATGAAGCTCAAGCGGATCATCGGCTCCCACGGAGCGAACTATCAGGAGTGCCACGAGGTCAACCGGCTCATCTCGCTCGGGCTGATCCACCCGACGCTCTCGGCGGTGTACCCGCTGACCGGTGCGGCCGAGGCGGCCCGCGCGGTGCAGCTCAACCAGCACGTGGGGAAGGTGGGCGTGCTGGCGCTGGCCCCGGAGGAGGGGCTCGGCGTCGAGGACCACGAGCTGCGGGAGCGGGTGGGCGAGGAACACCTGCGTCTGTTCCGTCCGCGTTGA
- a CDS encoding type I polyketide synthase: MDVPGEGEIRRFLVERLGEHVDPDRPLGEYGLSSRESVAVAAGLGELLGRELSPTLLWEHPTVNRLARALSAPEPAVRAVRPAGEPVAVVGVGCRFPGAHGPRAYWELLVEGRDAVGEVPAGRWEAFGAKVDATRHGGFLDDVAGFDAEFFGIAPGEAAAMDPQQRLLLETAWEALEHGGIAPRSLAGTRTGVWTGISGNEYAYLTTLNLASVDAWTATGAALGMGANRLSYLLDLRGPSMAVDTACSSSLVATHLAVSSLRAGECDLALAAGVNLLLSPVITLAFDRGGGTAPDGRCKAFDASADGMVRAEGCGVVVLKRLPDAIRDGDRVLALVGATAVNQDGRSHGLVAPNPEAQEELLRQVYGDRGPDYIEAHGTGTFLGDPIEARAIAAAIRTPVLLGSAKTNLGHLEAAAGVAGLIKTVLALHHGVIPPSLHFRRPNPHIPWDSLRVVTSPTAWPRRDARAGVSAFGFGGTNAHVALDAHVALDAHVALDAYGAASGEPASAAPDMHGGSSASRANGGSPRGATAKHVFLLTDTTEARVRDHARALAAWRPGSDLRDVAHTLARRAGRGKVAAAVVAGDAEELARRLRDVRPARATGGAGPVWVFGGYRPHPPDLSLYDVESAYRRTVDAVAPLLAAEAGIDVHDPLPTGVAAIQPILFAAQLALAETWRAYGFEPAAVIGHSMGEVAAAVVAGGLPLPDAVKVICTRARLLGGLGGGGAMAVVGLDAREVPDDLRVAVYAAPGQCVVTGEPERVAAFAESVAGRGLFARTLTAEGAGHSPQVKPLLPVLRAELAGVAGGKPLVPYYSVVFEDPREVPVFEAAYWAAGVRRPVRLMQAVRAAAEDGFSLFTEVSPHPVLTGALRDTLPPGAVLTTGDLPAQLATAATVVTPRTLGRVVDVPHSPWHHVRHWAGPPVAAPRGLDGTLVVRHWAPAPSRGAGASRAWLVLADEGDARAARLPSLLGSGSTLLPLDAVPVPPDGVGTAASVLVLPARELDPVGVRRVMLAVSALVARGCRVVIGTERAQGVLEGERPDPGPAALRGLVRVLALERPEARAALVDFDDLTDLVTELTGGAAGGGAADDEVAWRDGVRHAARLRRASLPAARPSPTGAAPVAGPGAYIITGGTGKLGRLAARWLVERGATRVVLNSRSGAAADGVVQVVAGDLALPGTAERLVAAATADGMRLRGVIHAAGVLDDRLVTDLDAQSLERVWAAKVDGGLRLHEATASVELDWWVAFSSAAGVLGSPGQAAYAAANAWLDGLCELRRAEGLPGIAIAWGAWAGTSAGALPAVEPLTAEEGLEALEALIRGGMSAGVVKVDVREAVRIFPAIGRIPYFSDVASEAEGAVPLDPGALTPEAVSAGVRERVSVVLGVAAGGLDEDVVLTDLGLDSLAATRLRGMIEHDFGVTVPTAPMLTGWTVGTLVGAVGDELRPSVPGGHGPHADVEPVSAAAPAIAARDAAERQVVRVLAGLLGREPSVTAPIPPAVLPEAITLLSRELGMPVDPPPASGPATTNTPTTVAELAEVVRRLEEAEAGRSVVRRLNTVTTGRPLFLAHPAGGTTGVYALLADRLTTTTRPTTTTRPTTTARPTTTATIPVHGLERLDGTLGIPERAARYAEAIKETSPGEYRLGGWSFGGILAFEIARRLGEAHVELVAMIDSGLPEEVPEAARREIEARRYADFAAHLSSTYGVHLDLDPADLLDLEEAARTALVMDRMAASGATEVLPAAVLRHQLTSHEDTRAIERYRPGTPYHGRVVLYRSTEPTPWTVRDSRYAHEGDPARGFGPYCTNLEIVEIPGAHHLDLLDPPHVEVIAEHLGGLL, encoded by the coding sequence ATGGACGTACCCGGCGAAGGTGAGATCCGCCGCTTCCTCGTCGAGCGGCTCGGCGAGCACGTGGACCCCGACCGCCCCCTGGGCGAGTACGGGCTCTCCTCGCGGGAGTCGGTGGCCGTGGCGGCCGGGCTCGGCGAGCTGCTGGGCCGGGAGCTGAGCCCGACGCTGCTGTGGGAGCACCCCACCGTGAACCGCCTGGCCCGCGCGCTGTCCGCCCCCGAGCCTGCCGTACGCGCCGTGCGCCCCGCCGGTGAGCCCGTCGCCGTGGTCGGCGTCGGCTGCCGCTTCCCCGGCGCGCACGGGCCGCGGGCGTACTGGGAGCTGCTCGTCGAAGGGCGCGACGCGGTCGGCGAGGTGCCCGCGGGGCGGTGGGAGGCGTTCGGGGCGAAGGTGGACGCCACCCGGCACGGCGGGTTCCTGGACGACGTGGCCGGGTTCGACGCGGAGTTCTTCGGGATCGCGCCGGGTGAGGCGGCGGCCATGGACCCGCAGCAGCGGCTGCTCCTGGAGACCGCCTGGGAGGCGCTCGAACACGGCGGCATCGCGCCCAGGTCGCTGGCCGGCACCCGCACCGGGGTGTGGACCGGCATCTCCGGCAACGAGTACGCGTACCTGACCACCCTGAACCTTGCCTCCGTGGACGCCTGGACGGCCACCGGCGCCGCGCTCGGCATGGGCGCCAACCGCCTGTCCTACCTGCTCGACCTGCGCGGCCCGTCCATGGCCGTGGACACGGCCTGCTCCTCCTCCCTGGTCGCCACCCACCTGGCGGTCTCCAGCCTGCGCGCGGGCGAGTGCGACCTGGCGCTGGCCGCCGGCGTGAACCTGCTGCTGTCCCCCGTCATCACCCTCGCCTTCGACCGGGGCGGCGGCACGGCCCCCGACGGGCGGTGCAAGGCGTTCGACGCCTCGGCCGACGGGATGGTGCGGGCCGAGGGGTGCGGGGTGGTGGTGCTCAAGCGGCTGCCGGACGCCATCCGCGACGGGGACCGCGTGCTCGCGCTGGTCGGCGCCACCGCCGTCAACCAGGACGGCCGCTCCCACGGCCTGGTCGCGCCCAACCCGGAGGCGCAGGAGGAGCTGCTGCGGCAGGTGTACGGGGACCGCGGCCCCGACTACATCGAGGCGCACGGGACGGGCACGTTCCTGGGGGACCCGATCGAGGCCCGCGCCATCGCCGCCGCCATCCGCACGCCCGTGCTGCTCGGCTCCGCCAAGACCAACCTCGGCCACCTGGAGGCCGCCGCCGGGGTCGCGGGGCTCATCAAGACCGTGCTCGCCCTGCACCACGGCGTCATCCCGCCCAGCCTGCACTTCCGCCGACCGAACCCGCACATCCCGTGGGACTCCCTGCGAGTCGTCACCTCGCCGACCGCCTGGCCTCGGCGCGATGCCAGGGCCGGGGTGTCGGCGTTCGGGTTCGGGGGGACGAACGCGCACGTCGCGCTGGACGCGCACGTCGCGCTGGACGCGCACGTCGCGCTGGACGCGTACGGCGCCGCCAGCGGTGAGCCCGCATCCGCGGCCCCTGACATGCACGGCGGCTCCTCGGCTTCTCGCGCGAACGGCGGCAGCCCGCGCGGGGCCACGGCCAAGCACGTCTTCCTGCTCACCGACACCACCGAGGCCAGGGTCCGCGACCACGCCCGCGCCCTGGCCGCCTGGCGCCCTGGAAGCGACCTGCGGGACGTCGCCCACACCCTGGCCCGCCGCGCCGGCCGCGGCAAGGTGGCCGCCGCCGTGGTGGCAGGCGACGCCGAGGAGCTGGCCCGGCGCCTGCGCGACGTACGGCCCGCACGGGCGACGGGCGGCGCCGGGCCCGTGTGGGTCTTCGGCGGCTACCGCCCGCACCCTCCCGACCTAAGCCTGTACGACGTCGAGTCCGCCTACAGGCGCACCGTCGACGCCGTGGCCCCGCTGCTCGCCGCCGAGGCCGGCATCGACGTCCACGACCCGCTCCCCACGGGGGTCGCCGCCATCCAGCCGATCCTCTTCGCGGCCCAGCTCGCCCTCGCCGAGACCTGGCGGGCCTACGGCTTCGAGCCGGCCGCCGTGATCGGCCACTCGATGGGCGAGGTGGCCGCCGCCGTGGTGGCGGGTGGCCTCCCGCTGCCGGACGCCGTCAAGGTCATCTGCACGCGGGCCAGGCTCCTCGGCGGGCTCGGCGGCGGCGGGGCGATGGCCGTCGTGGGGCTGGACGCCCGCGAGGTGCCGGACGACCTGCGCGTGGCCGTGTACGCGGCGCCGGGACAGTGCGTGGTGACGGGGGAGCCGGAGCGGGTGGCGGCGTTCGCGGAGTCGGTGGCGGGGCGAGGGCTGTTCGCCAGGACGCTCACCGCCGAGGGGGCCGGGCACTCGCCGCAGGTCAAGCCGCTGCTGCCGGTGCTCAGGGCGGAGCTGGCGGGGGTGGCGGGGGGCAAGCCGCTGGTGCCGTACTACTCGGTGGTCTTCGAGGATCCCCGGGAGGTGCCGGTGTTCGAGGCGGCGTACTGGGCGGCGGGGGTGCGGCGTCCCGTGCGGCTCATGCAGGCCGTACGCGCCGCCGCCGAGGACGGCTTCTCGCTCTTCACCGAGGTGAGCCCGCATCCCGTGCTCACCGGCGCGCTGCGCGACACCCTGCCGCCGGGCGCCGTCCTGACGACGGGCGACCTCCCCGCCCAGCTCGCCACGGCCGCCACCGTGGTCACCCCGCGCACCTTGGGGCGCGTCGTGGACGTGCCGCACTCGCCGTGGCACCACGTCCGCCACTGGGCCGGGCCCCCGGTGGCCGCGCCGCGCGGGCTGGACGGCACACTGGTCGTACGCCACTGGGCTCCCGCGCCATCACGGGGGGCGGGCGCGTCCCGCGCATGGCTCGTCCTGGCCGATGAGGGGGATGCGCGGGCGGCCCGCCTCCCTTCCCTCCTGGGGTCCGGCTCCACCCTCCTGCCCCTCGATGCCGTCCCGGTGCCTCCCGATGGTGTCGGTACGGCCGCGTCCGTGCTCGTGCTGCCTGCCAGGGAGCTGGATCCGGTGGGGGTGCGGCGGGTGATGCTGGCCGTCTCCGCGTTGGTGGCGCGGGGGTGCCGGGTGGTCATCGGGACTGAGCGGGCTCAGGGCGTGCTGGAGGGAGAGCGTCCCGATCCGGGGCCTGCGGCGCTGCGGGGGCTGGTACGGGTGCTCGCGCTGGAGCGACCCGAGGCCCGGGCCGCCTTGGTGGACTTCGACGACCTTACGGACCTGGTGACGGAGCTGACGGGGGGTGCGGCGGGCGGCGGTGCGGCGGACGATGAGGTGGCCTGGCGGGATGGGGTGCGCCATGCGGCTCGCCTGCGCCGCGCCTCGCTTCCCGCCGCCCGGCCTTCACCCACCGGGGCGGCCCCTGTCGCCGGGCCGGGCGCGTACATCATCACCGGCGGCACCGGCAAGCTCGGCCGGCTCGCCGCCCGCTGGCTGGTCGAGCGCGGTGCCACCCGGGTCGTGCTGAACAGCCGGTCCGGCGCCGCCGCCGACGGGGTCGTCCAGGTGGTGGCGGGCGACCTGGCGTTGCCCGGCACGGCGGAGCGGCTGGTGGCGGCGGCGACCGCAGACGGGATGCGGCTGCGCGGTGTGATCCACGCGGCCGGCGTGCTGGACGACCGGCTGGTCACCGACCTGGATGCGCAGAGTCTCGAACGGGTGTGGGCCGCGAAGGTGGACGGCGGGTTGCGGCTGCACGAGGCCACCGCCTCCGTGGAGCTGGACTGGTGGGTGGCGTTCTCGTCGGCGGCCGGCGTGCTCGGCTCGCCCGGGCAGGCCGCCTACGCTGCGGCGAACGCCTGGCTGGACGGGCTGTGCGAGCTGCGCCGGGCGGAGGGGCTGCCGGGGATCGCCATCGCCTGGGGGGCGTGGGCGGGGACCTCCGCCGGTGCGCTGCCCGCTGTGGAGCCGTTGACGGCGGAGGAGGGGCTGGAGGCTCTGGAGGCGCTGATCCGGGGTGGGATGTCGGCCGGGGTGGTCAAGGTGGACGTGCGGGAAGCGGTCAGGATTTTTCCGGCCATTGGTCGCATTCCGTATTTCTCCGATGTGGCGAGCGAGGCGGAGGGCGCTGTCCCGCTGGATCCGGGCGCGCTCACTCCGGAGGCCGTGTCGGCGGGGGTGCGGGAGCGCGTGTCCGTGGTGCTCGGGGTGGCCGCCGGAGGGCTGGACGAGGACGTGGTGCTCACGGACCTCGGGCTGGACTCGCTGGCCGCGACCCGGCTGCGGGGGATGATCGAGCACGACTTCGGCGTCACGGTGCCCACCGCGCCGATGCTCACCGGATGGACGGTGGGCACGCTCGTGGGGGCGGTGGGGGACGAGCTGAGGCCGAGTGTGCCCGGCGGGCATGGGCCGCATGCCGATGTGGAGCCGGTGTCGGCGGCGGCGCCTGCCATCGCGGCCAGGGACGCGGCGGAGCGGCAGGTGGTGCGGGTGCTGGCCGGCCTGCTCGGCCGCGAGCCCTCCGTCACGGCCCCCATCCCACCGGCCGTCCTCCCCGAGGCGATCACCCTCCTGAGCCGTGAGCTGGGCATGCCGGTCGACCCACCACCAGCCAGCGGGCCGGCCACGACCAACACCCCGACGACCGTCGCGGAGCTGGCCGAGGTGGTGCGGAGGCTGGAGGAGGCGGAGGCGGGACGGTCGGTGGTGAGGCGGCTGAACACCGTCACCACTGGCAGGCCGCTCTTCCTCGCCCACCCCGCCGGCGGTACCACCGGCGTGTACGCACTCCTCGCCGACCGCCTGACCACGACGACCCGCCCGACCACGACGACCCGCCCGACCACGACCGCCCGCCCGACCACGACGGCAACCATCCCCGTCCACGGCCTGGAACGCCTGGACGGCACTCTCGGCATCCCCGAACGCGCCGCCCGCTACGCCGAGGCGATCAAGGAGACGTCCCCCGGCGAGTACCGCCTGGGCGGGTGGTCGTTCGGCGGGATCCTGGCGTTCGAGATCGCCCGCCGGCTGGGCGAGGCGCACGTCGAGCTGGTGGCGATGATCGACTCCGGCCTGCCGGAGGAGGTGCCCGAGGCGGCGCGGCGCGAGATCGAGGCCCGCCGTTACGCGGACTTCGCGGCCCACCTGAGCAGCACGTACGGCGTGCACCTCGACTTGGACCCCGCCGACCTGCTCGACCTGGAGGAGGCGGCGCGCACGGCGCTGGTCATGGACAGGATGGCCGCGTCGGGAGCCACGGAGGTGCTGCCCGCCGCGGTGCTGCGCCACCAGCTGACCTCGCACGAGGACACCAGGGCCATCGAGCGTTACCGCCCCGGCACCCCGTACCACGGCCGGGTCGTGCTCTACCGGTCCACCGAGCCCACCCCCTGGACCGTGCGCGACAGCCGGTACGCCCACGAGGGCGACCCGGCCAGGGGCTTCGGGCCGTACTGCACCAACCTGGAGATCGTCGAGATCCCCGGGGCGCACCACCTCGACCTGCTCGATCCCCCGCACGTCGAGGTCATCGCCGAGCACCTGGGAGGACTGCTATGA
- a CDS encoding alpha/beta hydrolase: protein MTSRTRSARTRPAMRRLLVVAAVPLLVLSAPGVAAARADPDWSLVPEGGEPTAQPTRPARDTGYLPWQKALPGQARVVRERRLDARTLDVLISSPSVGRMLPVRLLLPQGWSKSARRTWPVLYLLHGGADDYTSWTRMTDLATYTADLDAIVVMPEAGRAGNYTDWHNGGRGGPPAWATFHTYEVRRLLEIGYRAGTRRAIAGLSMGAYGAVKYAARYRGMFRFAGAYSGILATRLPGIPAVIMNAQASEKQDPLALWGDPRRDKRVWAANDPLALAAGLRGVSLYLSSGTNSFNGPLDPPGSPWHPAHLGEPISAYTGKALSERLKRLGIPHKLHLYGNGTHTWPYWIREFKSSYPMIRKALGA, encoded by the coding sequence ATGACCTCACGCACGCGGTCCGCACGCACGCGCCCGGCCATGCGCCGCCTGCTGGTCGTGGCGGCGGTGCCGCTGCTCGTCCTGTCCGCGCCCGGCGTCGCCGCCGCCCGCGCCGACCCGGACTGGTCACTGGTCCCGGAAGGCGGCGAGCCCACCGCGCAGCCGACCCGGCCAGCTCGTGACACCGGCTACCTGCCCTGGCAGAAGGCGCTGCCCGGCCAGGCCCGCGTGGTGCGCGAGCGCCGCCTCGACGCCCGCACCCTGGACGTGCTCATCTCCTCCCCGTCGGTCGGCCGCATGCTGCCCGTGCGCCTGCTCCTCCCTCAGGGCTGGTCGAAGAGCGCGAGGCGGACGTGGCCGGTGCTGTACCTGCTGCACGGCGGCGCGGACGACTACACCTCGTGGACCCGCATGACCGACCTGGCCACCTACACCGCCGACCTGGACGCCATCGTCGTCATGCCGGAGGCGGGCCGCGCGGGCAACTACACGGACTGGCACAACGGCGGCAGGGGCGGGCCGCCCGCGTGGGCCACCTTCCACACCTACGAGGTGCGCAGGCTGCTGGAGATCGGCTACCGCGCCGGCACCCGCCGCGCGATCGCCGGCCTGTCGATGGGCGCGTACGGCGCCGTCAAGTACGCCGCGCGCTACCGGGGCATGTTCCGCTTCGCCGGCGCCTACAGCGGCATCCTGGCCACCCGCCTGCCCGGCATCCCGGCGGTCATCATGAACGCCCAGGCCAGCGAGAAGCAGGACCCCCTGGCCCTGTGGGGCGACCCGCGGCGCGACAAGCGGGTGTGGGCCGCCAACGACCCTCTCGCGCTGGCCGCCGGCCTCAGGGGCGTCAGCCTCTACCTCTCCAGCGGCACCAACAGCTTCAACGGCCCGCTCGACCCGCCGGGCTCGCCGTGGCACCCGGCCCACCTGGGGGAGCCGATCTCGGCGTACACGGGCAAGGCGCTGAGCGAGCGGCTCAAGCGGCTGGGCATCCCGCACAAGCTCCACCTGTACGGCAACGGCACGCACACGTGGCCGTACTGGATCAGGGAGTTCAAGAGCTCGTACCCGATGATCCGCAAGGCGCTCGGCGCCTAG